A genome region from Bemisia tabaci chromosome 3, PGI_BMITA_v3 includes the following:
- the LOC109032918 gene encoding BOS complex subunit TMEM147 gives MTVFHFVNCLALACVPYYFIYKYSVVSEYSSVWKCVQAGGIYVFTQLCKMLVLATFFPTTDISGSGSFDFIGELLKSIVDISDLVGLYIVLRGIPGKGHAKVLTAGVGWAGAELVFTRFLLLWIGARGAEFDWKYIQKCIDSNINLVQHITTVTLVWLWSRHNLPRPLAPIISVLLGLSSFKPFFAELIMHAAKLGPWISVLSRAVYTICLSMATLQIYAGSGINLGSY, from the exons ATGACTGTTTTCCATTTTGTGAACTGTCTGGCTTTGGCCTGTGTACCTTACTATTTCATTTACAAATATTCAGTTGT GTCGGAATACAGCTCTGTATGGAAATGCGTTCAAGCCGGTGGCATTTACGTCTTTACCCAGCTGTGCAAGATGCTGGTTCTTGCAACGTTCTTTCCCACCACAGACATTAGTGGGTCTGGGTCTTTCGATTTTATTGGT gagcttttaaaatcaattgTTGACATCTCAGACCTAGTTGGTCTTTACATTGTCTTGCGAGGAATCCCTGGCAAAGGTCATGCCAAAGTCTTGACGGCAGGCGTTGGTTGGGCAGGAGCAGAACTGGTTTTCACACGTTTTTTGCTACTGTGGATTGGAGCTCGAGGAGCTGAATTTGATTGGAAGTACATCCAAAAATGTATTGATTCCAACATCAACCTg gTTCAGCACATAACAACTGTCACCCTGGTTTGGCTTTGGTCGAGGCATAATCTTCCGCGACCTTTGGCACCCATCATCTCAGTTCTGTTGGGGCTCAGCTCATTCAAACCTTTCTTTGCAGAATTGATCATGCATGCTGCTAAACTTGGTCCTTGGATCTCTGTACTCTCTCGAGCTGTTTATACTATTTGCCTCTCAATGGCGACGCTCCAAATCTATGCTGGAAGTGGTATTAATCTTGGATCCTATTGA
- the Prosalpha7 gene encoding proteasome subunit alpha type-3 — protein MSSIGTGYDLSASQFSPDGRVFQVEYAQKAVENSGTVVGLRGTDGVVLAVEKLITSKLYEPGTNTRIFNVDTHIGMAVSGLISDARQLVENAKTEASNYRSQYGNNIPLKYLNDRVSMYMHAYTLYSAIRPYGCSVLVSSWDEVDGPSLYMMDPSGVSYGYYGCAVGKAKQAAKTEIEKLKLHDMKIEDLVKEAAKIIYLVHDELKDKQFELELSWIGKNTNGLHQRVPLKVFQDAEKYAKAAMEEDSDSNSEDM, from the exons ATGAGTTCTATTGGCACAGGA tATGATTTGTCTGCATCACAATTCTCACCAGATGGAAGAGTGTTTCAAGTAGAATATGCACAAAAAGCCGTGGAGAATAGTGG gacAGTAGTTGGTCTTCGCGGAACGGACGGAGTTGTCTTAGCTGTCGAAAAGTTAATCACTTCCAAACTGTATGAACCTGGCACTAACACAAGAATTTTCAATGTTGATACACATATAGGAATG GCTGTTTCTGGCTTGATCTCCGATGCCAGGCAACTCGTGGAAAACGCCAAAACAGAAGCTTCTAACTATCGCTCACAGTATGGCAACAACATCCCACTGAAGTACCTCAATGACCGAGTTTCAATGTACATGCATGCATACACACTGTACAGTGCTATCAGGCCATATGGTTGCAGCGTCCTTGTCTCTTCCTGGGATGAGGTGGATGGACCATCATTATACATGATGGACCCTTCGGGAGTATCTTAC GGTTACTATGGATGTGCTGTAGGCAAAGCAAAACAGGCAGCCAAAACAGAAATAGAAAAACTTAAATTACATGATATGAAAATTGAAGATCTTGTTAAAGAAGCCGCTAAAAT AATCTACTTAGTCCATGATGAATTGAAGGATAAGCAATTCGAGTTAGAACTTAGCTGGATTGGCAAAAACACAAATGGTCTCCATCAAAGAGTGCCGCTCAAAGTTTTTCAAGATGCAGAAAAGTATGCGAAAGCAGCAATGGAGGAAGACTCAGACTCCAACTCAGAAGatatgtaa
- the LOC109032913 gene encoding zinc finger CCHC domain-containing protein 17: MTEGLLNSIFLCEVAKVHDYGAFVRIPDSRQQGLVHRSQVSSTRVDDVTEVLQRGERIWCKVISINDDGKIALSMKVVDQGSGRDLDPNGVQMHLDEQRKKKGPDYNRKRAITLDAVFNVTCAKCKTRGHLAKDCFKGADGKTYELLSDNEDDSMSKIPQQETLDKVKVDKKEKKKKKKRTKDEDEKHLTAKKKKKKEEKKPKKSRKRKYSDSSSSSSSSSSSFSDSSSDSSDHHSKKKKKRKKMKIKSKKSSKR; encoded by the exons ATGACTGAAGGACTCTTGAATTCAATCTTTTTGTGCGAG GTGGCCAAAGTTCATGACTATGGTGCTTTTGTAAGAATTCCTGACTCGAGACAACAAGGCTTGGTTCATCGCTCTCAAGTTTCGTCCACCCGTGTTGATGATGTCACAGAAGTCTTACAACGAGGAGAACGTATTTGGTGCAAAGTCATCAGTATTAAt gatGATGGAAAAATTGCACTGTCGATGAAAGTAGTTGATCAAGGCAGTGGAAGAGATCTTGATCCTAATGGCGTTCAAATGCA ctTAGATGaacagaggaagaaaaaaggtcCAGATTACAACAGAAAGAGAGCCATTACTTTGGATGCTGTCTTCAACGTAACGTGCGCTAAGTGTAAAACTCGAGGGCACTTGGCCAAAGACTGCTTCAAG ggAGCTGATGGCAAAACGTATGAACTTTTATCAGATAATGAAGACGATTCCATGAGCAAAATCCCTCAGCAAGAAACTCTTGACAAAGTGAAAGTagataaaaaggaaaagaaaaaaaagaaaaaacgaacgAAAGATGAAGATGAAAAGCATTTGACtgccaagaaaaagaaaaaaaaagaagagaagaagccAAAAAAATCTAGGAAAAGAAAATACTCGGACTCATCATCATCCTCTTCCTCAAGCTCATCATCATTCAGC GATTCGTCATCAGATTCATCTGACCATCAttccaaaaagaagaagaaaaggaaaaagatgaaGATAAAATCGAAGAAAAGCTCAAAAAGATGA
- the Tip60 gene encoding histone acetyltransferase Tip60 isoform X2 has product MSNDADLSENTLCDPVSSIVEGCKLPVRMRTSDDWPLAEIISVKEVRGVRYFYVHFVDFNKRLDEWVTEERLDTRKVQYPGRETSGVSGVTTPKKQIPALPVSLNAHSTTVSRPPSPLTSEQSFVNGSAVLAAALQKKIQRRKKNSSIENEDSQDGTANSLSPRITGSMVPHHDDVVTRMKNVEMIELGRHRIRPWYFSPYPQELVNLPCIYICEYCLKYRKSRKCLERHLTKCNLKHPPGNEIYRKDSISFFEIDGRKNKVFAQNLCLLAKLFLDHKTLYYDTDPFLFYIMTVTDERGYHIVGYFSKEKESTEDYNVACILTMPPYQRKGYGKLLIEFSYELSKFEGKTGSPEKPLSDLGLLSYRSYWAQTILDILVTLKPVGDNEKPQITINEICELTSIKKEDVISTLQNLNLINYYKGQYIITINHETVSHHMAAMAKRKIRIDSKCLHWTPKDWSKRAKC; this is encoded by the exons ATGAGTAATGATGCCGATCTAAGTGAAAATACTCTTTGTGATCCAGTG AGCTCAATTGTTGAAGGATGCAAATTACCAGTTCGTATGAGGACCAGCGACGACTGGC CTTTAGCAGAAATTATAAGTGTAAAAGAAGTCCGAGGTGTGCGATATTTCTACGTCCACTTTGTCGATT tcAACAAACGGTTAGACGAATGGGTTACAGAAGAAAGGCTAGACACAAGGAAAGTCCAGTACCCTGGTCGGGAGACCAGCGGTGTCTCCGGTGTCACAACaccaaaaaaacaaattccTGCATTGCCAGTTTCACTGAATGCGCACTCCACGACAGTCAGTCGACCACCTTCTCCCCTCACCTCAGAACAGAGCTTCGTCAATGGTAGTGCTGTTTTAGCCGCTGCTTTGCAGAAGAAGATACAGAGGCGGAAAAAAAATAGTAGCATAGAGAATGAA GATTCTCAAGATGGGACAGCCAATTCTTTGAGTCCGCGGATAACAGGATCCATGGTACCCCATCATGATGATGTCGTAACACggatgaaaaatgttgaaatgatAGAATTAGGACGACATAGAATACGACCATGGTACTTTTCACCATATCCTCAG gaaCTAGTAAATCTACCTTGTATAtatatttgtgaatattgtTTGAAGTATAGAAAAAGTCGGAAATGTTTGGAAAGGCATTtg actaAATGCAACCTGAAACATCCGCCAGGGAATGAGATCTACCGTAAGGATTCCATATCGTTCTTTGAGATAGATGGTCGAAAGAACAAAGTATTTGCCCAGAACTTATGCCTGCTGGCCAAACTCTTTTTAGACCATAAAACGCTTTATTATGATACCGACCCGTTCCTGTTCTACATCATGACTGTCACAGATGAGCGTGGTTATCACATTGTTGGCTACTTCTCCAAAGAGAAAGAGTCCACTGAGGACTACAATGTCGCTTGTATACTCACGATGCCTCCATACCAGAGAAAAGGCTATGGCAAACTCCTTATAGAATTTA GTTATGAACTTTCAAAGTTTGAAGGCAAAACTGGCTCGCCAGAAAAACCTTTATCAGATCTCGGCCTTTTGTCCTATAGAAGCTACTGGGCACAAACCATTTTAGACATTTTAGTAACCTTGAAACCTGTTGGTGATAATGAAAAACCTCAAATCACAATCAA tGAAATATGTGAGCTTACAAGTATTAAAAAGGAAGACGTGATTTCAACGctacaaaatttaaatttaataaattattataAAGGACAGTACATAATTACAATCAACCATGAAACTGTTTCGCACCATATGGCTGCCATGGCAAAGCGAAAAATTAGGATTGATTCAAAGTGTCTTCATTGGACCCCCAAAGACTGGTCAAAACGAGCCAAATG
- the Tip60 gene encoding histone acetyltransferase Tip60 isoform X1 encodes MSNDADLSENTLCDPVSSIVEGCKLPVRMRTSDDWPLAEIISVKEVRGVRYFYVHFVDFNKRLDEWVTEERLDTRKVQYPGRETSGVSGVTTPKKQIPALPVSLNAHSTTVSRPPSPLTSEQSFVNGSAVLAAALQKKIQRRKKNSSIENEDSQDGTANSLSPRITGSMVPHHDDVVTRMKNVEMIELGRHRIRPWYFSPYPQELVNLPCIYICEYCLKYRKSRKCLERHLTKCNLKHPPGNEIYRKDSISFFEIDGRKNKVFAQNLCLLAKLFLDHKTLYYDTDPFLFYIMTVTDERGYHIVGYFSKEKESTEDYNVACILTMPPYQRKGYGKLLIEFSYELSKFEGKTGSPEKPLSDLGLLSYRSYWAQTILDILVTLKPVGDNEKPQITINEICELTSIKKEDVISTLQNLNLINYYKGQYIITINHETVSHHMAAMAKRKIRIDSKCLHWTPKDWSKRAKWI; translated from the exons ATGAGTAATGATGCCGATCTAAGTGAAAATACTCTTTGTGATCCAGTG AGCTCAATTGTTGAAGGATGCAAATTACCAGTTCGTATGAGGACCAGCGACGACTGGC CTTTAGCAGAAATTATAAGTGTAAAAGAAGTCCGAGGTGTGCGATATTTCTACGTCCACTTTGTCGATT tcAACAAACGGTTAGACGAATGGGTTACAGAAGAAAGGCTAGACACAAGGAAAGTCCAGTACCCTGGTCGGGAGACCAGCGGTGTCTCCGGTGTCACAACaccaaaaaaacaaattccTGCATTGCCAGTTTCACTGAATGCGCACTCCACGACAGTCAGTCGACCACCTTCTCCCCTCACCTCAGAACAGAGCTTCGTCAATGGTAGTGCTGTTTTAGCCGCTGCTTTGCAGAAGAAGATACAGAGGCGGAAAAAAAATAGTAGCATAGAGAATGAA GATTCTCAAGATGGGACAGCCAATTCTTTGAGTCCGCGGATAACAGGATCCATGGTACCCCATCATGATGATGTCGTAACACggatgaaaaatgttgaaatgatAGAATTAGGACGACATAGAATACGACCATGGTACTTTTCACCATATCCTCAG gaaCTAGTAAATCTACCTTGTATAtatatttgtgaatattgtTTGAAGTATAGAAAAAGTCGGAAATGTTTGGAAAGGCATTtg actaAATGCAACCTGAAACATCCGCCAGGGAATGAGATCTACCGTAAGGATTCCATATCGTTCTTTGAGATAGATGGTCGAAAGAACAAAGTATTTGCCCAGAACTTATGCCTGCTGGCCAAACTCTTTTTAGACCATAAAACGCTTTATTATGATACCGACCCGTTCCTGTTCTACATCATGACTGTCACAGATGAGCGTGGTTATCACATTGTTGGCTACTTCTCCAAAGAGAAAGAGTCCACTGAGGACTACAATGTCGCTTGTATACTCACGATGCCTCCATACCAGAGAAAAGGCTATGGCAAACTCCTTATAGAATTTA GTTATGAACTTTCAAAGTTTGAAGGCAAAACTGGCTCGCCAGAAAAACCTTTATCAGATCTCGGCCTTTTGTCCTATAGAAGCTACTGGGCACAAACCATTTTAGACATTTTAGTAACCTTGAAACCTGTTGGTGATAATGAAAAACCTCAAATCACAATCAA tGAAATATGTGAGCTTACAAGTATTAAAAAGGAAGACGTGATTTCAACGctacaaaatttaaatttaataaattattataAAGGACAGTACATAATTACAATCAACCATGAAACTGTTTCGCACCATATGGCTGCCATGGCAAAGCGAAAAATTAGGATTGATTCAAAGTGTCTTCATTGGACCCCCAAAGACTGGTCAAAACGAGCCAAATG